The sequence tatatatatgtgtgtgtgtgtgtgtgtgtgtgtatgtgtgtatgtgcgtgtgtaaatatcacaaaagctaacacgtgatgagcataaattaattaagtattatagccccgaaaggtaaaaggaaaacacaaactcggttctccttccgtgactataatatatatatatatatatatatatatatatatatatatatacatatttatatatagatatatatatatacatgtatgtatatatatatatatatatatatatgtatatatatatatatatacatatatatatatatatatatatatatatatatatatatatataaacacagtatatatactgtatatgtacatatacacatgtatacacacatatattattattattatcattattattattattattatcattattgttattattatccctagccaagctaaaaccctagttggaaaagcaggatgttataagcaaaaagggctccaacaaggaaaatagcccagtgaggaaaggagataaggaaataaataaatgatgagaacaaattaacaataaattcttgtaaaaacaataacgattctttataatatatttattctttcacattgtttattgacaaaacatatatctgatggggaattataggttaataaataagtttcgattcacattacttggtaattattcgagaacaatgaaggtgttcggacaaaaaaaCTTCCGACCAATTagatatcaggaacctttccgagctaaaagggtacccctgtgagtgggtgcaaatatgcaccgctataaagaATAGACTATAGGTACTCCTACTTCAGGTCGGAGCAGAAGGTATGGCCCCGTGTTCTGAAGCATGGGGAACAAAGCCCTCCAACCCACATTCTTGGCCTACTAAAGCGCACATGCACTTGAGTATAGCCTTAAATGGTGCCACTTTCTCTACCAACCTGAGAAACAACTCATAGGTAGAGGGAGGAGCGGGCATCCAGCGTCCTGGAAGGAAGGGAGATGGAGTTCGCAGCAGTTCTTCCATTAACCTTGGAACAGAAAGAGTACAGGACTGTACACTTCTATCCCGTCTTGGTGCCAGGGAAGCCAGGACACAGGCCACTGCCCCAGACCAGGACACCAGTTTCCAGCCATGATTTGGCCGGGAACCACACAGCTGCTGTCCCGAGAGGTGGTGTTACTGGGAGCACGATCCTTGTGAACTGTTGATTGCCTTGCTTGACTTCTTTAACTTcccattcttcttcctcttcttcaccttAGAAGAGTCTGAATCCCTGTTGGAGGATGACAAGGAATAGGAGGAGGATAAGAAAGAACAGAGCACATGCTTCTTCCCATCAGAGCAACCTTCCAGACAGGTTGCTCGGACAGGAGCCAAAACACTGGGCCACACTGTCACAAGGGGAAGGGAAAGTACACTCACAATGCCCTACTACCCAGCGATGAGTGGGACTGGAGCCACAATCACTGACACTGAGGAAAGAGAAATAAGCCCTGAATCCCCTGACACAGGGATCCAGGCAACAAACGTAAGGGGAGAGGTATGGATCGCTGGAGCTATGGTGTAGATTGCAGTAACCCGGAAACAGAGGCACAAGTCACTTGCCATTCCCTACCTTTCCCTTGCAGACCCTTGGGAGGGACACCGTCTTCTGACACAGACACCTTACCTGCCAAGCCAGGAGCTACCTTACTGCACTTAAGCAGATTTTTTTAGGTTTAAAGGGGAAAACCACCAGACTGCCTGATACTGGGAGAACCAGCACGTCCTCCACCACTGGCATATGGGATACTGTGGGAGAGTAGCCTTAGCTACCAGAGCCCTCAACAGAGACATGAAAGGCTCACCTGAAAGACTTAAGGAAGCCCACGACTTCCTTATGTCAAACTCGTTATCAGCACTATGCATGGTCACAGGCAAAGAGCTTCCAGCCTCCGAAGGAAAGTAGCATACACTAGGGATCACCACGTACCAACGAAACCTGAAAACCTTATCAGTGTAGATCCAAACACTCTGATCACCTGCACTCTACTCCCAGGGACCGAACCAGGGGTGTATACACCGGGATAGCAGCAGCAGTCATACAGCCACCACCCCCTGAGGAGACAGAAGCAGGAAAATACCTTACTGGGTTTTTCTTGAGCGTTGCCCAGTCCGACCCCAACAAACACTAAACTTTCTTCATTCCCCTCAGGGAGCATGTCTGCAACTGCTCCGGAGTCCACATCCTACACTCAGCACATGGGGATGCCGGCAAACAGTCATGCCCCCTACAAGATGTGCAGGGGGAGTGTGCATCTACAGACGTTTTagctatatgtatacaaataaatataaatataaaaatatagtatatatacatactctttatGAGTAGAGAAACTTTAACGTGGGggtttgtgtaatgccatgatcaacaaagctgtactagtcaaggccacccatgctatgttggtttgcagtgagcgatcacatTAAAGTCTGCCACCatgaccaatccgcagtggccagcagggTGGGGAAAATGAACAAACCCCAGACAAGTTTGAGACCTTTATCCTGTAGTGGGCTGAAAAcagctacatttattgttgttgttgtgcatgCGTGTAAAGAAATTCATATCTATAGGTatacactgtaattatatatacagtatatatatatatatatatatatatatatatatatatatatatatgtgtgtgtgtgtatatatatacagtatatatatatatatatatatatatatatatatatacacatatatatacataaatatatacaaatatatatacatatatatacacatatatacacacacatatatatttacatatatatatatatacacacacacacatatatatatatatatatatatatatatatatatatatatctatatatatacatatatacacacgcacatatatatatatatatatatatatatatatatatatatatatatatatatatacatatatatatatatttatgtatatatatatatatatatatatatatatatgtatatatatatatatatatatatatatatatatatatacgtttgtttgtaaacataaccttacgtttaaatccccaaactgagtCGCTCCGGCAGACACATACCAGACGGACTGAGCAAACGGGACCAGCTTAGCAAACGTGCCAAACTGAGTAAATGAGTCAAACTGAGTCTCTGAGGCAAGGGACCCCCAAAAAGTGAATATCGGAGGCATGTTTCCTCCtacttatatagatatgcatatatgtgtgtgtgtatatatatatatatatatatatatatatatatatatatatatatatatatatatatatatatatacacacacacacacacacacatatatatatatatatatgtatatatatatatatatatatatatatatatatatatatatatatacacacacacacatatatatatatatatatatatatatatataaatatgttacaggcaaactgtgtaaccaggtatttcgcgaaatgcctaaatattttaggcatttcgtgaaatgactgattcacctagggatttcgcgaaatgactaaaatttccaggcattacgcgaaatgactggttttatagcccagggattccGTGAAATGACTAGTTCAtatgaattttaggtcaatagtgtaaatTTGCTTGTATGTagtatatgcttagggcattttagtagcaatgcttttcttttttatttacaagggcaggattttaagttaaatagtatatatttgccggTATGttgtatatttctagggtattttagtagcaacaattgtGTAACAACATATCTTTTAAAACCATATAgtatttcttctttcattaaatgtacaattagacagcaGGGCCTTTCTTCAGttcctcacgaagagatacttgttgttattggttgatttcatcaacaatcgttgggggcacaagttgaattcaaaccttgtGAATTTAGTTCTTAGTATCACTGACTACCCCAGTAgtttataagttattttcatttccttccatgttgattcctagaagatttcttggatcctcccttccccagtcaacatgtggagctgggacagcgacattgtcccctatttccccggtttttaagtcgatcctactacATTTAACCATACGTTCGGCCTGGCACACTttaccctttctggtcctcttacagttctttgaaatttcttgttgtcttgatgcaatatgcggtgctgagcTAGTGGAACTggggtggctaggtgaagatggtgactggctcatcaagggactaggatggctgggtggtgatgacgactggctcagaggcctcgagtggctctTCAGTTGGATCAGTAAGAGGCTGGGCTCCTAgggctgcaagatcatcttctgtctctaagcagtcaatgacctcctgaagcaagctagtggaagagagtccatcttttggattctctccaagtAAAGTAGCATACGGGGTACTCTTGATCCCttaatggtatgatgagttctggttctgaacaaaacgaaggcctaaggACTAATCTCGGTTGTTGTCAGAGGCAAGCAGCCAGCatatctttgatgtttgagttggcctgatcaactgaaccttgactctgtggctctctaggggcttgccatgcacaagatgcggccagagatccttcatctttctaaccacctaggcagtgaactcaggtccattatctgattgtaggatgcatggatcaccaatcaataagaagatacccaaaagctaAAAAGCAACCTTAGCTACTATCTTGGGTGTGAGTGGGCGCAGGATAACAAACTTGGTCAGACGGCACTGGTAcacaataatccacttgtgttgggcttgtggagttGACTGCATGTGAGTTAAATCGTCTTGGAAGCGAGAATTAAAATCTTAAGTAAGTATGGCCCGAACCACAATTCCCTTTGTCTtgcttctttttgtcttttcttggcaggtaaggcagtaggacttgaacaggtcgacaaccTCCCTtgagatgtttgcatatttagagtatgatattagttttagttaaatctacattactaattttctcaaactataatctaaaactgcttatattgatcagggtacttacttgttgaattgccggctcatatggttaaaagaaatcaaaatgattaaattacctgctcacatagttaaaagaaatcaaagctaggggtcatttcaaacaaaacttaattaatttctcaagtagttaaatttaaattgaacacctgtgcttgaaacaactctggctacaatttatatggaaatgaaatatatgaaaattatatggaaatgtgtaccagatatacataaatcaatactaattataatataaatattcaaaactaactttgtgtataagaatccgtgtcaacacccatatatatttaaaaccatataaaagtggtgtttgtaaacaaataccagaattacacagtttacctgaattctattaggcaaagtgtgtaataagaactactaaatttcagtcatttcgcgtaatgcctggaaaattTACGCCTTTCgcgaaatccccaagtgaatcggtcatttcacgaaatgcctaaaatttttaggcatttaatgaaatgcctaaaatttttaggcatttaatgaaatgcctggttacacagtttgcctgtaacatatacatatacatacacacacacacacacacatatatatatatatatatatatatatatatatatatatatatatatatatacatatatatacataaatatatatatttatgtatacacataaatatatatatatatatatatatatatatatatatacacacacataaatatatatatatatatatatatatatatatatatatatgtatatatatatatatgtatataaatatatatatatatatatatatatatatatatatatatatatatatgtatataaatatatatatgtatataaatatatatatgtatataaatatatatatgtatataaatatatatatatatatatatatatatatatatatatatatatatatatatatatatatatatattgtataaaaatgaggtttttatacagattttaaCTCATTAGATTTATAAGTTGATATGGggtatattaaaatataaagtataagttacaatgaatttaattgtaatgtatatactcgaaccaaaaataaacttctgaatgacaaacacttgacgtgaaccataaggatagaaagtgagtacttgggctgcatcatccggaggccagtgaaatgaatccgaaagtatacacacatctgaaatagtgaacaagaggaaatcttaagatttcaggtatgaacagaatcggacgcaactaccccaatgaaattacagcccaaaaataaacaagtaaaatgtaaagtatatttctatcccagtaaacaaaacgtcaaaataataataagatcaatcagaattcaatacaattaaatagtaaattgattaatgaaatacaaacaaagtaactataagtataaataagtatgtaatgtaagtataggtaaggtacgtataatttgggtaaatataagtaataacacttatcacacaagcatcgattaaagctgcaggaataaaaatcaagatctggacagtttaaaacaaagaaaaaatagcttttctcttaccctgtttatagtgtaatttaggagataggtaggcgggttctcctttggcaggtccgggtccaatggtattttcaaagaattattccatatttgtgtgacacatgatcgtgatgcaaatgataagatccataggtcactaaataacttcaaagattaatccactgtaagtatgactggaacttctactGCAGACTGCTGCTGTTCAAGTTCTTGACAGCTACTCTTCTTGACAGGTACTCTGTTgttctccgtcactcagtaaacccagaaaacattttccgcattaaaattggtggtttgtttacggcagtaaccatttaaaaggCTTAAacgagaaaagctatttataaaatttacgttaacttTAAAATTTACTAATTAAGTAATTGcagaggtaaagtactttaatactgatgccgtagtgataatgcatattttttctttaataacgagtaaaattaaaagaaaaatacatatttttctacactccaggggagagattttgatttagtatgaaatcaaaagtatgtaatgtaaatgtatttacacgAAAATTACccaaaattaaaatcaacccatggAATCTAAATGAAACAatattaacagtaatgaaaaatcCCTAATCAGATTCAGCCAAAATTTGGTGAATTTTGGCAGCCCCCTGTATAGCTGCTTTTCTTTTAGGACGTGATGATACATTATGAACATTCTTAGTGTCAGGTACACCTTGCTTCTCATCATCGCTTGGGACTGACAAAAGAGGAATTATAGAACTAGAGTGCcgttttaatatttctccatttttcCCTTTAAAGACCCTCACAGCcgtaacttcattgtttatatttgttaCAATTTCCTTAATGCGTCCCATTGGATAATTACAGGGTTTAGCTAAGGGTTCCTTCAAAAGTACTATATCTCCAACTTTAAGttctttatgttgaacgggcttgtATCGGTCTTTTTTATTCACGGCTTGATATATCAGATTCCCAACAAattcttcattgtatattttaATGAGATTATGTCGTACATTTTGTAGTTTCAGTAATGATGAAGGAATCTGATCTGCATTGAATTCTGGATCGGCATCTGTTGGGCCTTGTAGTTGAGGGATTATATTGATGGAAACCAATTCTCTGCCATGAATCAACATCTCTGGGGTAATGATTTCTGGAATGCTCTCTCCTGAAGAGTCCCTAAGAGACTCTTTAAATGAAATTGGCCTTCTGTTCACCAAATGTATAGTTTtgtgaacaataaaatcaaaatcccgAAGGGGAAGAATATTATTGCGCATTGCTCCAAATAATAAGCGCTTGGTTAGTTTCACACAAGACTCTACTAACGAGCCGAGTTGATTACATCCTTTGTAATATTGCTCAAATTTAAAGGATTTAATTCCATGTTCTTGTAAGTATGCATTTGTCTCGTAATCGCTCAAGAAACTAGAGATCTGATTTGCACCAGCAACGAATTGCGATCCCAAATCAGACAGACATAAGGAAGGAATACCAAATTCCTATGTATGAAGTTGTAATGCTCTAATAAATTCTTCTGAAGTTAAATCCAtacaaattttcaagttaatagcCCGAGACCATAGACATGTAATACATAACAGCCATACCTTGACAGTATTTCCTTGATCATTCTTTATTTTAAAtggacccatatgatcaatgaaaatctgTCTGTACGGTATGTTCTCAGGATTAATCCTGAACTCTGGGTAATGACTTTGATTTAATTTGATTACCCTTTCATTTAATCTCTTACAAGTAATGCAGTTTGACAGAACTTTCTTCACAGCCGAGTATATATGGGTAATCCAAAAGTTTCTTCTAAGTTCCGCCAACAAAGGATAACAACCAGCATGTGAGAGCTTCACGTGCAATTCCCTTATAATCAGAGGAACCAGCACACTGTCCTTCGATAGTAGTAAAGGATAGTTGAATTTGTTAAGATGTTGGACTTCCTTCAATCTTCggcatttactttttaccctcaccatgccatccgaatcaagaaacaagttcaactgtgcaacaatgttaggcagattcttcaactgcttctgttttgagtgaaaataatcaaagacaTCTGGGAAGTGAACATGTTGATCCCTGATTATAATCTGCCTACAAGCTTCATCATAAAAGTTAAAACCTTCATCTTCAACTTCAAAATGATCTAGAGCTGGATTTTTACTTTTAAACTTAGATTTCAAAATGCTGCAGAACCTGAGCACCACCGCATGCACTCTCACAGCCTTCTCAAAACTAGAAACCCTATTAAAAGGGAAAAGATGTTCCGAGCCCACATGAGGTGAACAAGCACTACCACAATTTGTCTCCACTTTATGCACTCGTTTTGATTCAAATAATCCAGGTATGATGAAAGACAATGTGCTGTCACTACAGATCACATTGCTTTCGCTCTCTGTAATGAACTTAGGACCAGTTATATAGTTTGTTTTCATTAGCTGCCTAAAGGATAAAGGTCTGGTGATGCAGTCTGCTGGATTATCTTCTCCAGACACAAAAGAAAATTTCATACAAGAATCCTCACACAGCTTATTGATATACTCTAACCTATTGAGTATAAAGGGTTGCTTTTTTTGCAGTTTGTCAAGTTTCAAGGCGTAAGACTGCAGCCAGGTCAGTACCACCAAACTGTCAGAGTAGACTTCGCATCCAACTATCTCAATAGGATCAATGCAGCCAAATCCTGAAAGTTCATTCTTCAAATCCTTTACAGTTTCTACAGTTAATGCAAGAGCTTGTAATTCCAAGCTTGGTATGGATTTTGACTCCAATTGTTTACTCACCAGTTTATTTCTTGCTAAAATAAAGTAGACCTTATTTGTATTTATGTTATACAGATACACTGCAGCGCCAAACAGAACCTTACTACTATCAGCAAACCCAACCAATTTATATTTGTCAGTACGAGCACCAAAATTCCGTGGGAACTCTACAGAAGGTGCAGAATTGGCCTGCTTGCAGATATTCTTCCATTCATTGATCAAAGGAGCTGTAAGCTTTTCATCCCAATCTAGTTCTGGTCTACACTGCAATCTGTGTAGAAACAATCTGGCTCGATTCAgtataggtccattgaaattaagaagatcgaactgtgaagctatagtagataaaacttgtctttttgttgatgaatttatatCCAGTTGTATGGGCTTTGTAGACAATGTATCACTCATTCGATCCCACTCAAGTCCCAGCAGTTTACTTTTTGTCGGAGTTTCTGTTTCCTGAATTTTGTCAATTTCTTTCTGTAATGATATGTCATTTGATAAAAACTGCTGAAGTGAAAACTTATAAGGACtgaaaatatcctccaacattGTATACATCCACAACAAACACTCAGACGTTTCTGCCGTAAatgcacagttgtccatataagaCAACTGATAAATGGTTCTCTTGAGTTTCATCAATGGAAAAGAATCATTGGTAGAATCCAGTATCAATATCTTGTATAACCCAAGCATTAATAATGCAGGTGAACATCGAAGCCCAAAAGGAAGTCTACTATTCTTAtagccaataattgaaaaatctccatcttcaagatttctaaaccataaaaaacaaaggcgATTTTGGTCGACTTCCTCAAGACCTATATTGTTGAATGCCTTCTTTATATCAAAGCAACATAATTTGCTTCCGAACCTCAAATTGATAATGGAAGTGGAGAGTTTCTGATTTAATGTGGGACCTGCATGCATAGTTTGATTGTGATTCATACTTCCTTTGTCACTCAAATTGGATAGGAATACAACCCTACATTTTGTGGTCTCATGATCAGGcttaaaaatgcccataaaaggcatgaaactggactctggatgctccttcttgaatttatcaagattttcaattctctcaattatACCAGCATCTGCTTGCTCTTTAAATACCACATTTATCTGCTTCAGTTTATCAtctaaatttccttgaaattttctttgcaagcctgacagtattttctctgatatattgaagTTATGTCCCAAAAGGTGAGAAACTCTAGGGTTCCAGAGTAATGGCATTACCAGCCTCCCTTCACCATTCCTTGCAGTTTTCTCTAAAACGTAATTGACCAACTGAGTATGGATTTCAACAGTTTCAGAGTATATTGAAGTCTCTCTATCCAATGCTTCGTCACAAACAGAATCAAGTACATCCTTTTCAATATCAACTAACCCACTGacttcatcatcctctccttccAAAACAAATGATTCATTTCTAATCTCGATTTTACCAAAATCTATATTAGAGGTTTGACAAAACTTAGCTTCTTCTGAAGGCAGGTAGTCTGGGGTTCTATTAGTTATAGAAATGTAGGAAGACGACGAGACTTCAGGGGCATATGGTAGATAAGGCAGATCATGTAAAATAGTCTCGGTTGCTCCCTTTAAAACTACGCCATGAGGAGTTCTTGAATATATAGATTTCTCTCCGAATAAAATTTCAGTCTCAGGTATGCAATAGCTGGATTTTGATCCCAaaataagctgaatatcagaaATATCTTCTGAACCATCCAAAAGTCTTGTATCTGCCAATTTATATCCTTTTGACAGAAATCCATTCACAACGCTGTTCAACTTGGGAAGattcaaagtaatatttatatttggaagGCACAATGCATAAATGACTCTTGAATCCCTGTCAAATTTCATTTCCACCTCAACAATTTTGGTGTCATAACTTCTAGGGACATTGATACCATTCACAGTAAGTTTAATACTCTCTCGTATGACGGGTAGATTCAATTTGCTGGCCAACTCTTCAGATATAAAATTGGATTGACATCCACTGTCTTTCATACAACGCACATTGGATCCACTTATGTTACacgtgaaggttggaagaatcgtaTCTCCCTCACTTGAGTTATTCAAAGCCTCTGTAATAGTAGTAATGTTATTCTCGGATCTTTCCGCAGGAGTTTTCGCCTTTGTGTCTTTCTTGTCCTTGTTTTTTTCATGGAACTTTTTCTTGTTAAGGTCCAGATTCTTTTTACCCATGTCATTGGATTGATTTTCCCCTGGATGAGTGcacaagtaattccaatgaaaaccTTTGCAATTTGCACACCGATATCGAAATTTGTATCTGCACTTTTCAGTAGAATGTGATGCCAGGCCACATCTAGTACATCCATCGATACTCTTCAATTTCTCGACTTTGGAAACAGGAGAAATAAAGTTCGTACAATCTCTGATGTTATGGCTAGCCTTTTCTTGGACTGTGCTACACAAGGAGCATGGATAACATTTTGCAGTAGCTCCACTAGTTCCCTCTGGTGTGAAGTTCACATTTATTGCCATATCCACAGAATGATCTGTTACTTTCACTTTCTTCTTATGATGACTGTATCTTGTGCAGGCAGTGAAGAAATTATCACTAATCTCTTCAATTGAAGGCCATGTATGGTTAGTAATATTTATCAGTAAATCCCTGAACTTTTCATTCAGACCTGTCCACACAAAGTATTGCAAAATTTAATCAATAGTAACATTCAACTTACGGACATTCTCTATTATACCTTTAACTTTGGATACATATTCAAATGGGTCATCACATTTGTCCAAGTTTAGCTCAGATAGCTGCTTGATGGTGCTGAATTTCTGAACGTCTGGAGAAGCAAGTGCCTTTTCTAAGAGCTCCTTTGCTTTACTATATCCTTGGTTATGAGACTCCAAGGAATCTATCAAAACCAAGGCTCTTCCAGTTATCTGCTGCTTTAAGAGCAAAAGCTTTTCGTAGTCAGAGTATTCATACCTGTTTATAACTGCCTCAAACTGAGATAGAAATTTGGTTAGATCTTCGTTCTCTTGACCAGAGTATCGAGGTAAAGGAGCTGTTGGTCTCTTCAAAAGGGGAAGAGCTGGAGTAGGGGGTGATGGTGTAGTCGGTACAGGCGATTGGAGCTTAAATAAAGACGAACGTAGTTtgtcttgataattttcacaggcCTCCAATTCTTCCATTAGTTCACTTTCGTTTTCTTCAGAACTCCATTTAATACCCTGTATTTGAAGATCCAAATCCTTCAAACGTGCCATGTTGTCAGTCAACTTAGACTCAAGTGCTAGCTTATCTGAAGCTTCAAGTAAGATGAACTGATCACGTTGATTAAAAGACTCCGTAACAGACTTTCTTACAAACTTCCGAGAAGTTATTAATCTCTTCAGTTCAGTCATCTTGACTAATAtataagtaacaataacaacagaccaCAGTAAAACAATAAATAGCAGTACTAATACAAGCAAAAGTGTATAAACAGTAATCACAAAATGTAACTTAAAggaatttttatgtaaattatcaccATGGATTAAACGGTCACGGTCGCCATgtataaaaatgaggtttttatacagattttaaCTCATTAGATTTATAAGTTGATATGGggtatattaaaatataaagtataagttacaatgaatttaattgtaatgtatatactcgaaccaaaaataaacttctgaatgacaaacacttgacgtgaaccataaggatagaaagtgagtacttgggctgcatcatccggaggccagtgaaatgaatccgaaagtatacacacatctgaaatagtgaacaagaggaaatcttaagatttcaggtatgaacagaatcggacgcaactaccccaatgaaattacagcccaaaaataaacaagtaaaatgtaaagtatatttctatcccagt comes from Palaemon carinicauda isolate YSFRI2023 chromosome 3, ASM3689809v2, whole genome shotgun sequence and encodes:
- the LOC137633170 gene encoding uncharacterized protein; translation: MTELKRLITSRKFVRKSVTESFNQRDQFILLEASDKLALESKLTDNMARLKDLDLQIQGIKWSSEENESELMEELEACENYQDKLRSSLFKLQSPVPTTPSPPTPALPLLKRPTAPLPRYSGQENEDLTKFLSQFEAVINRYEYSDYEKLLLLKQQITGRALVLIDSLESHNQGYSKAKELLEKALASPDVQKFSTIKQLSELNLDKCDDPFEYVSKVKGIIENVQISDNFFTACTRYSHHKKKVKVTDHSVDMAINVNFTPEGTSGATAKCYPCSLCSTVQEKASHNIRDCTNFISPVSKVEKLKSIDGCTRCGLASHSTEKCRYKFRYRCANCKGFHWNYLCTHPGENQSNDMGKKNLDLNKKKFHEKNKDKKDTKAKTPAERSENNITTITEALNNSSEGDTILPTFTCNISGSNVRCMKDSGCQSNFISEELASKLNLPVIRESIKLTVNGINVPRSYDTKIVEVEMKFDRDSRVIYALCLPNINITLNLPKLNSVVNGFLSKGYKLADTRLLDGSEDISDIQLILGSKSSYCIPETEILFGEKSIYSRTPHGVVLKGATETILHDLPYLPYAPEVSSSSYISITNRTPDYLPSEEAKFCQTSNIDFGKIEIRNESFVLEGEDDEVSGLVDIEKDVLDSVCDEALDRETSIYSETVEIHTQLVNYVLEKTARNGEGRLVMPLLWNPRVSHLLGHNFNISEKILSGLQRKFQGNLDDKLKQINVVFKEQADAGIIERIENLDKFKKEHPESSFMPFMGIFKPDHETTKCRVVFLSNLSDKGSMNHNQTMHAGPTLNQKLSTSIINLRFGSKLCCFDIKKAFNNIGLEEVDQNRLCFLWFRNLEDGDFSIIGYKNSRLPFGLRCSPALLMLGLYKILILDSTNDSFPLMKLKRTIYQLSYMDNCAFTAETSECLLWMYTMLEDIFSPYKFSLQQFLSNDISLQKEIDKIQETETPTKSKLLGLEWDRMSDTLSTKPIQLDINSSTKRQVLSTIASQFDLLNFNGPILNRARLFLHRLQCRPELDWDEKLTAPLINEWKNICKQANSAPSVEFPRNFGARTDKYKLVGFADSSKVLFGAAVYLYNINTNKVYFILARNKLVSKQLESKSIPSLELQALALTVETVKDLKNELSGFGCIDPIEIVGCEVYSDSLVVLTWLQSYALKLDKLQKKQPFILNRLEYINKLCEDSCMKFSFVSGEDNPADCITRPLSFRQLMKTNYITGPKFITESESNVICSDSTLSFIIPGLFESKRVHKVETNCGSACSPHVGSEHLFPFNRVSSFEKAVRVHAVVLRFCSILKSKFKSKNPALDHFEVEDEGFNFYDEACRQIIIRDQHVHFPDVFDYFHSKQKQLKNLPNIVAQLNLFLDSDGMVRVKSKCRRLKEVQHLNKFNYPLLLSKDSVLVPLIIRELHVKLSHAGCYPLLAELRRNFWITHIYSAVKKVLSNCITCKRLNERVIKLNQSHYPEFRINPENIPYRQIFIDHMGPFKIKNDQGNTVKEFGIPSLCLSDLGSQFVAGANQISSFLSDYETNAYLQEHGIKSFKFEQYYKGCNQLGSLVESCVKLTKRLLFGAMRNNILPLRDFDFIVHKTIHLVNRRPISFKESLRDSSGESIPEIITPEMLIHGRELVSINIIPQLQGPTDADPEFNADQIPSSLLKLQNVRHNLIKIYNEEFVGNLIYQAVNKKDRYKPVQHKELKVGDIVLLKEPLAKPCNYPMGRIKEIVTNINNEVTAVRVFKGKNGEILKRHSSSIIPLLSVPSDDEKQGVPDTKNVHNVSSRPKRKAAIQGAAKIHQILAESD